One Archangium violaceum genomic window, AAGCCGTAGCCGTCGCGGTGCACGTGGAGGATCCCCTCCACGGTGGAGGTCTCCAGACCCTCTCCCCCGCCGCGTCCACCACGGCCTCGCGGCTCGAAACGCTCCTCGCGGAAGGCGCGTCCTCCGCCTCCACGACCGGGGCGGCGATCCTGCTCGAAACGACCGCGGGTGTCGGGCCGGCGCTCGTCCCGCGCGAAGCGTCCGCGGGGCTCGGGGCGACCCGCCTGCTTCCGGGTGTCGAAACGGCTACCCGAGGGCCGCTCCTGTCGGGCGAAACGATTCCGGGGCTCGGCGCCGAGCTCCTCGAGGCGACCGCGCGGGCCGCGGGGCTCCATTCGGCCTTCGCGCACGAAACGGCCCCGAGGCTCGGGCCGGTCCCCCCGCGAGAAACGTCCCTGGGGGGCGAAGCGTGCATCACGAGCATCGGGCGCGGGCCGGGCCTCCTCCCGAGGACCACCCGCCCGGCGCTCGTCGAATTTTCCCCCCCGCTCGCGGTCGCGCCCCCCACCGGGAGCCTGCTCCCCACCGTTTCCATTGCCCTCATGGGAGGCTGGCCGCCTGCCCTGCAGGCTGAAGCGCTTGCCCTCCCTGATGAGCTCGCCTCGCCGGACCATTTCCCGGAGCGTGCGCTTGAGCTGCGTCTGCTGACCGGGGTGCAGGTGGGTAAGCCGGAGCAGTTCCTTGACGCCGAGCGGGTGCTTGGACTCCGCCAGATGTCGCCTCACGTCTTGATGAAGGTCGGTCACGAGAGTTCCCAAAGCAGGGAGCCCGACGGGCCCTGAAAAAAATAAGCCCGGCAGGTCCCACAGGGGACCCCCGGGCGGAAGAACGACGATGTCGCGAGGTCTCGGCTCGTCAGAAAGGCCCTCAGGGCTTGACGGTCACGTTGAGCTTGAACGAGCGCTCCACCTGACCGGGGTTGAACGCCTTGGCGAGGAAGAACTCCACCTCGGAGGACCCGGGGTTGCGCGGGGTGAAGAAGAACTCGCGGGTGGCGGGGCCCCCATCGGAGCTCGGCTCGAAGTTGGCTTCCCGCAGACCCACGCGCTTGGCCGCCGTGGGCTCGATGGCCCAGGTGAAGCCCGGCTGCTCCTGCAGGCGCACGGTGAAGGCGTGGTTGAGTCGCACCTCGATGCTGCCGGGCTGCTCGCCCTCCACCTGCACGGTCTCCAGACCCTCGCGGGAGATGGGCCGGAGCTCGGAGGGACGCGGCTCCACGTTCTCCACGTCGATGCGGCCACCCCAGCCGGAGGACTTGTCCACCACGCCCGTGACGGAGAGCGTCTGGCCCAGGAACTTGCGCAGTCCCTTGGCGCCCTTGCCCTCGAGGATGAAGGACACCTGCTGCCGGGTGCCGCCATTGGACACCACCAGCACGAACTCCTCGCCCGTCATCTCCAGGTTGCCACGCAGCGCGGCGAAGCCCTTCATCCCCGCGCCCATGCCGGCCGAGATGACCTGCGACACCTCTCCAGGGGAGAGGTAGCGCAACCGGGGCTCCGCCTCCGCGGGCTCCGGCTCGGGCGCTTCGGCCTCCGGCTTCTTGGCGGAGAACTTCCGCACGTCCACCGTGCCGCCGTAGTTGGTGGTCTTCTTGATGAGACCGCTGACGGACACCTTGTGATCCAGGTACGCCGGCAGCACCTCCTGATCCGGCCCCTGGAGGATGAAGTTCAGCTCGCGCTTGTCGCGGCCCACCACCACCAGACAGGGCAGACCGTCGAGCACGGTCAGACGACCCTTGAGGCTGCCCTCGCCCACCACGCCACGACCCGCACCGGCGGTGAGCAGTTGCTCCATGTCGCGCTTGTTGAGGGGCTCGGCCAGGGGGGGCAGCTTCGTGGCGCGGGGCCTCGGCTTCTCGGCCTGGGGCGGCATCACGATCTCCGCCCGGGCGGCGGCCTCCCTGCCCTTGGCGGAGCTCTCCTTCCCCTTGGGGGCGGCCTCCTTGCCCTTGGCGATCTCCTTCACCTTGGTGGCCGCCTTCACGGCGACCTCCTTCACCTGGGTGGCGGCCTTCTTCACGGCGGCGGCGGGCTCGGACTTCTTCTTCACCGCGGACGCCTTCTTCTCCGCCTTCGCGCTTCCAGTCGCCTTCGTCACCAACTTCGCGGCGGCCTTCGCCACGCTCTTGGACGCGGTCTTGAGGACACCCGGTTTCGTCGACTTGACCTTCTTCGCAGCGGGAGTCGCCTTCTTGGCCCCGGACCTGGGCTTGGCCATCGACGCTGTCTCCTTGAATTCCCGTGTCATCTCAACGGGTTGGCGCATCTACCCCCGACCGGACGCGGGCCTCGGGATCACCCGAGCTTGTAACGATGATCAGCTGGAGTGTCAAACAAAGTCTTGAATTTCCTAGGAACTTTGATCCCTGAAGCAGCCTGTCGCTACACACCTGTTTCGCATTGCCCGGGCAAGGCCGATCAGCCCTGGGAGATCACCCGGAGGGAGTCCGACCCATGAAGGAAGATGCCGCGCTGCTGCCCGTAGAGGAGGCACGAGCCCGTACACTCGCCCTGGTCCAACCGTTACCCCCCGAGTGGGTCCGGCTGGACGAGGCCCTCGGGAGGGCCCTGGCGCGGGACGTGCGCGCGCAACGGACCCTGCCGCCCTGGGACAACTCGGCCATGGACGGCTTCGCGGTGCGCAGCGCCGACCTGACGGGTCCCCTGCCCGTCCGCCTGAAGGTGAAGGAGACGATCTACGCCGGCCAGACGCCCCGGGAGGAGGTCCAGCCGGGAACCTGCGCGCGGATCATGACCGGGGCCCCACTGCCGGCGGGGGCGGACGCGGTAGTGATGCGCGAGCGGACCCGGCTGGCCCCCGAGGCGGACACGGTGGAGATCCTCGAGGCGGTGGGGCCGGGCCACTTCGTGCGGCCGAGGGGCGAGGACGCGCGGGAGGGTGAGCTCCTCCTCTCCCGGGGGACGCCGCTGGGGATTCCGGAGCTGGGGCTGGTGGTGGGCCAGGGGCTGCTGACGGTCCCGGTGCCGCGCCGCCCCCGGGTGGCCATCCTCTCCACCGGCGACGAACTGTGCCGGGCGGACGCCCCCGCCGAGGGTCGGATCGTGGACGCCAACGCCCCCGCGCTGAGCCTGGCCGTCCTGCGGGCGGGCGGAGTGCCCTCGGTGCTCGGCATCGCCCGGGACACGCTGGAGGACGTGTACCAGCACCTCGCGGCGGCCGAGGGGTATGACCTGGTGCTGACGAGCGCCGGGATGTCCGTGGGCGAACACGACTTCGTCCGCGAGGCCCTGGAGAAGCTGGGCGTGGAGCGGGACTTCTGGCGCGTGGCCATCAAGCCGGGCAAGCCGCTCGCCGTGGGCCGCAAGGGGGCCGCCGTCTACATCGGACTGCCGGGCAACCCCACCTCCTCGCTCGTCACCTTCGAGCTCTTCGTCCGCCCCGCCCTGCGCCGCATGCTGGGGCACGAGGACGTGGAGCCACCGCGGGTCTCCGGCAGGCTCGAGGGCGAGTTGCGCAAGCCCGAGGGGCTGGCCCACTTCGTCCGGGTGACGGCCGCCTGGCGGGACGGGGAGCTCTGGGCCCGGCCCCTGTCCACCCAGACGTCGGGCGCCCTGCGCTCGGCGGCCTCGGCGACCCACCTGCTCCACTTTCCACGCTCATCCAGTAGGCTGGCTACTGGTGACAAGGTGGAATTGCTTCCTCTCTCCTGGGGAGCTTGAAGAACGAACCATCACGGTTCGCATCCATCTTGTGCCCCCGGATGTTGTGCGGGAGAAGGGTTCATTTATGTCCGATACGCGTACACCTCAGGTTCTTCCAGCCCGCAAGAGCGCGTCCCTCCTGGAGAAGTTCTCCGAGGCGGATGTCCCCACGGAGCGTGGCGTGCTGCGCACGGTCGTCTTCCGCGAGAAGCGCAACGGGCGGGAGCACGTGGCGCTCGTGGTGGGGAACGTGCAGGGATTGGAGGGTGTGCCTGTCCGGGTGCACTCCGAGTGCTTGACCAGCGAGGTGTTCGGCAGCCTGAAGTGCGACTGCCGGGAGCAGCTGGACCGGGCGCTGGACTTCGTCACCCAGAACGGGTGCGGCGTGGTGCTCTACCTCCGCCAGGAGGGCCGGGGCATCGGCCTGGGAAACAAGATCAAGGCCTACGCGCTGCAAGCCGAGGGCCTGGACACGTATGATGCGAACCGGAAGCTGGGCTTTCCGGATGATCTGCGCAGCTACGACGTCGCCGCCGAGATGCTGCGCATGCTCGGAGTGCGCTCGGTGGACCTGATCACCAACAATCCACTGAAAATTGCAGGCCTGGTGGAAGAAGGAATTCCGGTCCGTCGACGCATTCCCTCGCGTACGGAGCACAATCCGCATAACGTCGACTACCTGAGGACGAAGCGCGAGCGGACGGGGCACCTGATTGAGCTCTTCGCCGAGGACGACGACACGGAAGCGAAGGTTGGCTGAGGACGAACAGGGGAGGACGACCGCCGAGGCGCGCGTCCCCTTCCATGTCCGTTTCTGGGGAGTGCGCGGCTCGATCCCGGCACCGGGTCCGAAGACGCAGCGCTACGGGGGCAATACGCCCTGCGTCGAGATTCGATGCGGGGACGAGTTGTTCATCTTCGACCTGGGGACGGGGGTTCGCGTGCTGGGGGAGGAGTTGCTCGCGGCGGGTGGACCCACGCGCGCGTCGATCTTCCTCTCGCACTACCACTACGATCATCTGCAGGGGCTGCCGTTCTTCACGCCCATCTTCATCCCGAGGTTCACCTTCACGGTGTACGGGGCGCCTCGGGACGGGAGATCGGTGAAGGAGGTGCTGTCCGGGCAGATGGTGCATCCCTACTTCCCGGTGACGGCCGAGGAGACCTTCAAGGCCCAGCTGACGTACAAGGACCTTGGCTCGGGACAGCAGCTGGAGCTGGGCCCGGCGAGGATCCACACGCTGGACCTGAACCATCCCGGAGGCAATCTGGGCTACCGGGTGGAGTGCGGCGGTAGGACGGTGGTGTACGCCACGGACGTGGAGCACGGCTGCGAGAAGGACGAGGAGTTGGTGGAGTTCGCGCGAGACGCGGACGTGCTCATCATCGACGCGATGTACACGGAAGATGAGTACCGGGGCCGCAAGGGCGCCGCGAAGATTGGCTGGGGCCACTCGACGTGGGAGTCGGCGGTGGAGACGGCCAACAAGTCGAAGGTGAAGAAGCTGGTGCTCTTCCACCACGAGCCCAAGCGGGACGACGATGCGATGGATCGCTTCGTCGAGGAGGTGCGCAAGCACCGTCCGGAAACGATCGCCGCCGTGGAGTCGGAGATCCTGAAGCTCTGAGCAAAACCCCCTCTCCCACTGGGAGAGGGCCGGGGTGAGGGTCTACCCCGGCAGGCTCAGGAGCTCACCCCGCGAGCACCCGGCTCGCCCGCCGCACGCCCTCGCGAAGCCCGCGGAACGGAAGCCGTGCGAGCGCGGTGGGGACATCCACCCACTCGAAGGCATCGTGCTCGTCACCGAGATGGACCTCGAAGCCGCCGGTGCACCGGGCGGCGAAACCGTTCTCCTCGACGAGCCGGGGAGGCACCACGGCGCCGACGGCGAAGGCATGGCGGTACTCCAGGTCGACCACCTCGGTGCGCAGTCCGGTCTCCTCGAACAACTCGCGGGCGGCGGCGTCGCGCGGCATCTCGCCGGGCTCCAGACGGCCGGTGACGATCTGCCAGAACCCCCCGCGCTCGGGGCGCCGGCGCAACAACAACACGCGGGCCTCGGGCCCCCTGCCCCGCATCAACGTGACGCTCACGGTGCGCGTGAGGGGCGCGGGCTCGACACGCTGGAGCTCGAAGACGTCGGCGAAGTGCCGGGCCAGCTTCTCCTCCACCTCAGCCATGGGCACGAGCCGGCCGAGCTCCTTCTGCAACGAGGTAACACCCGCCTCGCGGATGCCGCAGGGGACGATGAGGTTGAAGTGGGGCAACTGCGTGTTGACGTTGAGCGCCAGGCCGTGACTGGTGAGCCAGCGCGAGAGGTGGACGCCGATGGCGGCGATCTTCCGGGCGTCGGGTGAACCTTCCTGGCCGATCCACACCCCGGGCCACTTGGGGATGGTGCCGGAGGTGATGGCGTACTCGGCGAGGGTGCGGATGACGCACTGCTCGACGTCGCGCACGTAGCGGCGCACGTCGTGGCGGTGCTCGGGCAGGAGGAAGATGGGGTAGGCCACGAGCTGCCCGGGCCCGTGGTAGGTGACATCGCCACCGCGATCGGTCTCGAAGACCTCGACGCCCTCTTCCGAGAGGCGCGCGTCGCTGGCGACGATGTTGGCGCGTTTGGCGGCACGGCCCAGGGTGAGCACGGGCGGGTGCTCGAGCAGCAGCAGGACATCTCCGCAGAGGCCCTGGCGCCGGGTCTCGCCGAAGAGCTTCATGAGCTGGAGACCGTCCTCGTATTCGACCCGGCCGAGCCGGTACACCGTCAGCGTGTTCACGACGTTCCCTTCCGTCGACCCCGGCGGGCCGGCCTGGCCTTCCCCTTCACCTTCTTCTTCACCTCCAGACGCCAGGTGCCAGGGGGCACGCGGGCCAGGAGGGCCTGCAACTCATGCCCGGAGCGCGGCGAGCGGGCGGCTTCGGTGGCGAGGGCGGTGAGCGCCTCGTCGGAGAGGCGGCAGTCCTCGCGCGAGGCGAGCCGACGCCGGGCGATCTCGACCAGGTCCTCGACGCCGGGCTGCTCGAGCGGAACGAGGAGCTGCACCTGCTCCAACAGGACCACGGGCAGCGCACCACCCACGGCCTCGGAGAGCGCGGCGGTGGTGGGCACGGGCAGGCGGCCGGAGTCCGACAGGAGCACGGGACCCGAGACCGCTGACCCGCCCCGGGTGGTCATCAGGACGGTGCGCTCGGGATGACGGGCCAGGAAGGCGCCCAGCGCGGACTGCTCGGAAGGCGGGAGCCGGTCCACGTCCTCCACGAGGAGCACGGCGTCCGCCGGAGCGCGCTCCAGGGAGTCGGGACCGACGAGCACGCCCCTCCCCTGCTCCACGAGCTCCCGCATCCAGGTGCTCTTCCCGGAGCCCTCGGGCCCGAGCAGCAACACGCGGCGCACACCCGCCTCCAGGCCGCGCTCGAGACTCTCGCGAGCCGCCGCCTGCCCCACCAGCGCGAACGAGACGGGCGACCGGGAGACGGGGGTCCGACGAGCGGCGGGTGCCACGGGGGCCACGCCGCCGAGCAACGCACCCGACTCGCCGATGCAGGACGAGCAGATGAACGCGCCCGCGGGACCGGCGACGAGCGCCCCCACCTCGGAGCGGGGTCGGCAGCAGAAGGAGCACCAGGCATCCAGAGAAGGATCGGCCCGGGTCGGTCCCCGTTCGATGAAGGGCTCTTCCTTCCTCACCTCCACGGGAGCATCGGTCCGCGCCACCTGCCCGCTCGGGACGTCCATGCTGAGCACGGCGGCACGCACGACCTCCACGGCCGTGGCCACGGGATGGGTCCGGCGATCCACCGCCAGCTCGGCCTCGCGCAGGGCCTCATGAAGCGAGGAGGAGGTGTCCTCCTCGAGGACCCACACTCCGGGCTCGGGCTCCTCGTCGGGCTCGGGCTCGGGAGCCACCGGAGGCGAAACGGCCCGTGCCTCCGCCTCCACCTGGCGGATCTCCTCTTCCAGCTCCTTGCGGGAGGGATCCAACCGGAGGGCGTAGCGCAGGAGCTGCTCGGCACGGGGCATGTTGCCCGAGCGCCGGCAGAGATCAGCGGCGAGCCTCAGCAACTCGATGGCCCGGGGCTTGTCACCTCCGAGCTCCGCGGCCTGGGCGGCGCGGATGACGTCGCGAACGTTCTCGGCCATGGGGAAGCATAACCTCCTCGAAGGCCGGGAGCGCGGTGCGCGAGCGCTCCCGGCGAGGCACGCGCCCCCGGCAGGCGGCCCGGCCGTCAGGCCATGGCCAGGAACAGCATGTCCGGATGCTCCAGGAACTTGATGACCTCGTATACGAAGTCAGCGGCCACCTGGCCATCGATGACGCGGTGATCGGCGGAGATGGAGACGTTCATCATCTCGCGCACGACGACCTGGTCGTTCTTGTCCACCACGGGACGCTTGCGCATGCGGTGGATGCCCATGATGGCCACCTCGGGGTGGTTGATGATGGGCGTGGCGAAGATGCCACCCGTCTGCCCGAGCGAGGTGATGGTGAACGAGCCGCCGGTGAGCTCCTCCATCTTCAGCTTGCGATCCCTCGCCGCGGTGCTGAGGCGGACGATCTCCTCGGCCAGCTCGCGCAGGGAGAGCCGATCCGCGTTCTTGATGAC contains:
- a CDS encoding protease inhibitor I42 family protein, coding for MAKPRSGAKKATPAAKKVKSTKPGVLKTASKSVAKAAAKLVTKATGSAKAEKKASAVKKKSEPAAAVKKAATQVKEVAVKAATKVKEIAKGKEAAPKGKESSAKGREAAARAEIVMPPQAEKPRPRATKLPPLAEPLNKRDMEQLLTAGAGRGVVGEGSLKGRLTVLDGLPCLVVVGRDKRELNFILQGPDQEVLPAYLDHKVSVSGLIKKTTNYGGTVDVRKFSAKKPEAEAPEPEPAEAEPRLRYLSPGEVSQVISAGMGAGMKGFAALRGNLEMTGEEFVLVVSNGGTRQQVSFILEGKGAKGLRKFLGQTLSVTGVVDKSSGWGGRIDVENVEPRPSELRPISREGLETVQVEGEQPGSIEVRLNHAFTVRLQEQPGFTWAIEPTAAKRVGLREANFEPSSDGGPATREFFFTPRNPGSSEVEFFLAKAFNPGQVERSFKLNVTVKP
- a CDS encoding molybdopterin molybdotransferase MoeA is translated as MKEDAALLPVEEARARTLALVQPLPPEWVRLDEALGRALARDVRAQRTLPPWDNSAMDGFAVRSADLTGPLPVRLKVKETIYAGQTPREEVQPGTCARIMTGAPLPAGADAVVMRERTRLAPEADTVEILEAVGPGHFVRPRGEDAREGELLLSRGTPLGIPELGLVVGQGLLTVPVPRRPRVAILSTGDELCRADAPAEGRIVDANAPALSLAVLRAGGVPSVLGIARDTLEDVYQHLAAAEGYDLVLTSAGMSVGEHDFVREALEKLGVERDFWRVAIKPGKPLAVGRKGAAVYIGLPGNPTSSLVTFELFVRPALRRMLGHEDVEPPRVSGRLEGELRKPEGLAHFVRVTAAWRDGELWARPLSTQTSGALRSAASATHLLHFPRSSSRLATGDKVELLPLSWGA
- the ribA gene encoding GTP cyclohydrolase II; protein product: MSDTRTPQVLPARKSASLLEKFSEADVPTERGVLRTVVFREKRNGREHVALVVGNVQGLEGVPVRVHSECLTSEVFGSLKCDCREQLDRALDFVTQNGCGVVLYLRQEGRGIGLGNKIKAYALQAEGLDTYDANRKLGFPDDLRSYDVAAEMLRMLGVRSVDLITNNPLKIAGLVEEGIPVRRRIPSRTEHNPHNVDYLRTKRERTGHLIELFAEDDDTEAKVG
- a CDS encoding MBL fold metallo-hydrolase; amino-acid sequence: MAEDEQGRTTAEARVPFHVRFWGVRGSIPAPGPKTQRYGGNTPCVEIRCGDELFIFDLGTGVRVLGEELLAAGGPTRASIFLSHYHYDHLQGLPFFTPIFIPRFTFTVYGAPRDGRSVKEVLSGQMVHPYFPVTAEETFKAQLTYKDLGSGQQLELGPARIHTLDLNHPGGNLGYRVECGGRTVVYATDVEHGCEKDEELVEFARDADVLIIDAMYTEDEYRGRKGAAKIGWGHSTWESAVETANKSKVKKLVLFHHEPKRDDDAMDRFVEEVRKHRPETIAAVESEILKL
- the lipB gene encoding lipoyl(octanoyl) transferase LipB; this translates as MNTLTVYRLGRVEYEDGLQLMKLFGETRRQGLCGDVLLLLEHPPVLTLGRAAKRANIVASDARLSEEGVEVFETDRGGDVTYHGPGQLVAYPIFLLPEHRHDVRRYVRDVEQCVIRTLAEYAITSGTIPKWPGVWIGQEGSPDARKIAAIGVHLSRWLTSHGLALNVNTQLPHFNLIVPCGIREAGVTSLQKELGRLVPMAEVEEKLARHFADVFELQRVEPAPLTRTVSVTLMRGRGPEARVLLLRRRPERGGFWQIVTGRLEPGEMPRDAAARELFEETGLRTEVVDLEYRHAFAVGAVVPPRLVEENGFAARCTGGFEVHLGDEHDAFEWVDVPTALARLPFRGLREGVRRASRVLAG
- a CDS encoding ClpX C4-type zinc finger protein; translated protein: MAENVRDVIRAAQAAELGGDKPRAIELLRLAADLCRRSGNMPRAEQLLRYALRLDPSRKELEEEIRQVEAEARAVSPPVAPEPEPDEEPEPGVWVLEEDTSSSLHEALREAELAVDRRTHPVATAVEVVRAAVLSMDVPSGQVARTDAPVEVRKEEPFIERGPTRADPSLDAWCSFCCRPRSEVGALVAGPAGAFICSSCIGESGALLGGVAPVAPAARRTPVSRSPVSFALVGQAAARESLERGLEAGVRRVLLLGPEGSGKSTWMRELVEQGRGVLVGPDSLERAPADAVLLVEDVDRLPPSEQSALGAFLARHPERTVLMTTRGGSAVSGPVLLSDSGRLPVPTTAALSEAVGGALPVVLLEQVQLLVPLEQPGVEDLVEIARRRLASREDCRLSDEALTALATEAARSPRSGHELQALLARVPPGTWRLEVKKKVKGKARPARRGRRKGTS